The sequence below is a genomic window from Alkalidesulfovibrio alkalitolerans DSM 16529.
CCGAGGGGTCCGCTCCCTCGTTGATGGTCAGGCCGCAGGTGGTGTGGGGCGAAAAGAGCAGGAGCGCGCCATTTCGTCCCCCCAGCGCGGCCAGGGCTGCGGCCGCCTCGCGGGTAATGTCCGCCATCTGCTCGCGCGCCGTGGTGGCTACGCTGAATGAATACATCAGGAAAGCCCCTGGGTCTTGAGGTATTCACCCAGGCGCACGTCCGTGCCCTGGATGTGGCCGATCCACCAATCGGTCAGGAAGTCGAGCACTTCCAGGGAGAGGTCTTCCTTGCCGTCGGCCGCGTCCACGAGGAAATCCACGGTTTTGTGCACGAAGGTCCGGTGCTGGGCCGTGTGGTGCTCCGTGTCGGGATAACCGGCCTCGGCCATCAGCCGCTCCTCGTCGGAGAAGTGGTAGAGGCAGTAGTCCGAGATTTCCCGGATGAGCCGCGAGAGGATGTCCCTGTCCCGGCCTGCGGTGAAAGCCACGTAGAGTTCGTTGATCAGTCCGGTGAGCTTTTTGTGCTGTTCGTCGATGCGCTCGATGCCCAAGCACATCCCGTCGTCCCAGCGAATTGCGCTCATGCATGCTCCCCTTCGGCGGCTGATTCGGGGCAGGCGGCGAATGCGAGTGCCTGTCCGCATGGAATCGACTTTAGCAGCCGCCACGGTCCGGGGCAATCCTCGGCGCGGGCTTTTGGCCGGAGCGATCTACCGACAGGCCGCACCCCATCGCTCCGCAGGCCGTTACACATGCACCAGATGCAAGGCGTACGAAAAGTTCAAGACTGACGCGAACAAATGCGCGAGGGCTGGATTTTCGCGGTAACGCGGCAGATGATGCTTTGGGGACGGCCTGCTAAGGTTTGGCCGCGCTGATGACAAAGACCGGGTTGTGCCCCTTGAGCCGGAGGCCAGGCCCCAGCGTCTCGGACTGGCTGACCTGCACCTGCTGGATGGCCGCGGGCCAGCCGAGGTCCGCGAACACGGCCTGGGCGCGGGACAGGGATTCGAGCAGCACGGCATGAGCCGTGATGCGGCCGCCGGGCCGCAGGCGTTGGCAGCAGGCGCGCAGCACTGCCTCGCCCTGGCCCAGGCCGCCGCCCAGAAAGACGCGGTCGGGGTCGGGCAGCGGGCCGAAGACCTCCGGGGCCTCGCCCAGCACCGGGCGCACGGACCACGCGCCCGTGCGGCGAATGTTCTCGCGCAGCATGGCGAGCCTGCCGGGGTCGCGCTCCACGGCCACCACCTGGCCCTCGCTGGCCAGCACGGCAGCCTCCACGGAGACCGCGCCCGAGCCAGCGCCAACGTCCCAGACCACGGATTCGGGATCGATGGAGAGCGCGGCCAGACCCACGGCGCGCACCGGCCATTTGGTGATCATGTCCGCCTCGTGGGCCAGTTCCTCGTCCGGAATGCCCAGGCGAAGCGAAAGAGGGGCCTTGCGGCGGCGCTCAAGCACGGCCATGTTCAGGGGCGAGAAACGCTCCGTGGCCGCGTGCTGCAGGGTGTAAAGCCCCACGCGCTCCGAGGGCATCTCCAAATCCTCGAAGACCCACATGCCGTAGGCGTCGGCCCCGCGCTCCAAGAGCGCGGTCGCGATGGTCGCGGGCGTGTGCTCCTCGTCGGTGAACACGGCCACGCGCTCGTACCAGGTCATGGCCGCGAAGAGCGGCGCGTGGTCGGCGCGGCCGTGCAGGGACACGGCGCGGATGTCGTGCCAAGGCAGGCCCATGCGCGCGGCCGCCGTCTGCAGGGTGGTCACGCCGGGATGGATGCGCACGGCGTCGCGGCCCATGGTCTCCACCAGGGTGCGGCCGATGCCGTAGAAGAGCGGGTCGCCGTCGGCCAGCACCACCACGCGAAGGCCCTTTGCGGCGCGCTCGCTCACGGCCGCGATGAAATCCTTGACCGGCGCGGAGATGACCAGCCGCTCGCCGCCCGCCTCGGGAAAGGCGGCCAACTGACGCTTGCCCCCGGCCAGCACCTCGGCCCGCGCGATGGCCTCGCGCGTGGCTCCGCACAACAGTTCGGCATTAAGCCCCAGGCCCACGACCTCGATCATTGCACATCCTCCCGTGAATCCGCCAAGACGGTGCCGTCGAAATCGAACAGGATGGCGCGCGTGTCAAGCTCGCATTGCGCGAAATTCCGGGCGTTTTCAGACGCGCGGCGGCAAAGGGCGCGCAGCAGCGCGGGCCTGGCCGGGTCTTCGGCCAAGAGCGAGAGGGCGTGCATCGCGGTATTGGCCTCGCGCAGGGCGTTCGCCACGCCGGGCGAGACGCCTGCGGCCAGGGCTTCGCGGGCCAGGAAGGCGAAGTCCGTAGCCGTGCTCCGGGCGTGGGTGTTCGCAAGGCCCATGGCCTGCTTGACCAGCTTGCCGATGAACAGTCCCCAGGTCAGGCGCGAGAAGCCGCGCTCGGCGGCCGCGCGGCAGGACGCGGCAAAGAGGTCGGCGGCCTGCACGAAACACTGCTCGGGCAGATGCGGCAGTTCGCGCCTGAGCAGGCGCTCGCTACGGCCGCCGGTGCAAAGCCCGATCTCGCGCTGCCCCGTGGCCCGGGCCACGTCCATGCCTGCGGCCACGCTCGCGGCCCAGTCCTCGTGGCTGAAGGGCCTGACCGTGCCGCGCGTGCCCAGGATGGAGATGCCGCCGAGGATACCCAGCCGGGCGTTCAGGGTGTGGCGGGCGATCGTCTCGCCGTCCGGAACCTCGATGAGCGCTTCGGCCCCGTCGCTGTACCCGGCCGCATCCAGGGCTTCTTGCACGGCCGCCGCGATCTGGGCGCGCGGCGCGGGGTTGATGGCCGCCTGGCCCACGGCCACGGGCAGGCCCGGCAGCGTGACGCGGCCGACGCCCCGCCCGCCGTCCACGCGCACCCCGGGCGCGGGCGAAAGCCGCACCAAGGCCTCGATCAGGGCCATGTGCGTGGCGTCGGGGTCGTCGCCGCCGTCCTTGACGACGCGGCCGCGCGCAGCCGGGCCAAGGGGCGTTTCCTCGGGTTTT
It includes:
- a CDS encoding bacteriohemerythrin gives rise to the protein MSAIRWDDGMCLGIERIDEQHKKLTGLINELYVAFTAGRDRDILSRLIREISDYCLYHFSDEERLMAEAGYPDTEHHTAQHRTFVHKTVDFLVDAADGKEDLSLEVLDFLTDWWIGHIQGTDVRLGEYLKTQGLS
- a CDS encoding bifunctional cobalt-precorrin-7 (C(5))-methyltransferase/cobalt-precorrin-6B (C(15))-methyltransferase translates to MIEVVGLGLNAELLCGATREAIARAEVLAGGKRQLAAFPEAGGERLVISAPVKDFIAAVSERAAKGLRVVVLADGDPLFYGIGRTLVETMGRDAVRIHPGVTTLQTAAARMGLPWHDIRAVSLHGRADHAPLFAAMTWYERVAVFTDEEHTPATIATALLERGADAYGMWVFEDLEMPSERVGLYTLQHAATERFSPLNMAVLERRRKAPLSLRLGIPDEELAHEADMITKWPVRAVGLAALSIDPESVVWDVGAGSGAVSVEAAVLASEGQVVAVERDPGRLAMLRENIRRTGAWSVRPVLGEAPEVFGPLPDPDRVFLGGGLGQGEAVLRACCQRLRPGGRITAHAVLLESLSRAQAVFADLGWPAAIQQVQVSQSETLGPGLRLKGHNPVFVISAAKP
- a CDS encoding cobalt-precorrin-5B (C(1))-methyltransferase; amino-acid sequence: MRPSRRAGRDLREGFTTGTAAAAAAKAATLTLLGLRVPAVLDTPLPGGARLDVPIEDAKPEETPLGPAARGRVVKDGGDDPDATHMALIEALVRLSPAPGVRVDGGRGVGRVTLPGLPVAVGQAAINPAPRAQIAAAVQEALDAAGYSDGAEALIEVPDGETIARHTLNARLGILGGISILGTRGTVRPFSHEDWAASVAAGMDVARATGQREIGLCTGGRSERLLRRELPHLPEQCFVQAADLFAASCRAAAERGFSRLTWGLFIGKLVKQAMGLANTHARSTATDFAFLAREALAAGVSPGVANALREANTAMHALSLLAEDPARPALLRALCRRASENARNFAQCELDTRAILFDFDGTVLADSREDVQ